One region of Lactobacillus johnsonii genomic DNA includes:
- the mutS gene encoding DNA mismatch repair protein MutS, which yields MAKKDTTPMMKQYYEIKEQYPDAFLFYRVGDFYELFEDDAIKGAQILELTLTHRSNKTKNPIPMAGVPHLAVDTYVNTLVEKGYKVALCEQLEDPKKAKGMVKRGIIQLITPGTMMQERPDQAKDSNYLTSVISTNSGFGLAYSDLSTGETFSTHLTDFEGVANELLSLQTREVVYNGHLTDLNKDFLKKANITVSEPVEVEGEHAEISYVAQNLTDDAEIKATKQLVAYLLSTQKRSLAHLQVAQSYEPTQYLQMSHTVQTNLELIKSAKTSKKMGSLFWLLDKTSTAMGGRLLKSWIERPLLSVTEITRRQEMVQALLDDYFTREKVIDSLKGVYDLERLTGRIAFGSVNAREMLQLAHSLGAIPEILNALLETNNPHLQNFAKQIDPLKGIHDLIVNTIVDNPPLPTTEGGLIREGVSEQLDRYRDAMNNGKKWLSEMESHEREVTGINNLKVGYNKVFGYYIEVTNSNKSKVPTDRYTRKQTLTNAERYITPDLKEHEALILEAEAKSTGLEYDLFVKLREDVKKYIPALQKLAKQIASLDVLTNFATVSEQNNYVRPNFVTDKQEINVVNGRHPVVEQVMTAGSYIPNDVQMDQDTNIFLITGPNMSGKSTYMRQMALIAIMAQIGSFVPADSATLPIFDQIFTRIGAADDLISGQSTFMVEMSEANDALQHATKRSLVLFDEIGRGTATYDGMALAGAIVKYLHDKVGAKALFATHYHELTDLDQTLKHLKNIHVGATEENGKLIFLHKILPGPADQSYGIHVAQLAGLPHKVLREATTMLKRLEKQGASELQPASEQLDLFVPEEASAPAISDDEKDVLDEIQNVYLADKTPLQVMELVAQWQQELKDKD from the coding sequence ATGGCAAAAAAAGATACAACACCGATGATGAAGCAATATTATGAAATTAAGGAACAATATCCCGATGCGTTTTTGTTTTATCGTGTGGGTGATTTCTATGAATTATTTGAAGATGATGCAATCAAAGGCGCACAAATTCTTGAATTAACCCTAACTCATCGTTCAAATAAAACTAAAAATCCAATTCCAATGGCAGGTGTGCCTCATTTAGCTGTGGATACTTACGTTAATACTTTAGTAGAAAAGGGCTATAAAGTAGCACTTTGTGAACAACTTGAAGATCCGAAAAAAGCTAAAGGGATGGTTAAGCGCGGAATTATTCAATTAATTACGCCAGGTACCATGATGCAAGAGCGGCCAGATCAAGCAAAAGACAGCAACTATTTAACTTCTGTTATTTCTACAAATTCTGGCTTCGGTTTAGCCTACAGTGACTTATCCACTGGGGAAACTTTTTCCACTCATCTAACTGACTTTGAAGGAGTAGCAAACGAATTATTATCACTTCAAACACGAGAAGTTGTGTATAACGGCCACTTAACTGACTTAAATAAGGACTTTTTGAAGAAGGCTAATATTACTGTTTCTGAACCTGTTGAAGTTGAAGGTGAACATGCAGAAATTTCTTATGTAGCTCAGAATTTAACTGATGACGCTGAAATTAAAGCTACTAAGCAATTAGTTGCATATCTTCTTTCAACTCAAAAGCGTAGTTTAGCCCACCTGCAAGTTGCTCAAAGCTACGAACCAACGCAATACTTACAGATGTCTCACACGGTTCAAACTAATTTAGAGTTAATTAAGTCAGCTAAAACCTCTAAGAAGATGGGTTCTTTATTCTGGCTTTTAGATAAGACTAGTACTGCCATGGGTGGACGTTTATTAAAATCTTGGATTGAACGACCACTTCTTTCAGTTACAGAAATTACGCGTCGTCAAGAAATGGTTCAAGCCCTTCTTGATGATTACTTTACCCGTGAAAAAGTTATCGACAGCTTAAAAGGTGTGTATGACTTAGAACGATTAACTGGTAGAATTGCCTTTGGTTCAGTTAATGCTCGTGAAATGCTCCAATTAGCGCATTCTTTAGGCGCAATTCCTGAAATCTTGAATGCACTGCTTGAAACAAATAATCCACATCTGCAAAATTTTGCAAAACAGATCGACCCACTAAAAGGAATTCATGACCTAATTGTCAACACTATTGTGGATAATCCACCGCTTCCAACGACTGAAGGTGGATTAATTAGAGAAGGCGTTTCAGAACAATTAGACCGCTATCGAGATGCCATGAATAATGGTAAGAAGTGGCTATCTGAAATGGAGAGTCATGAACGTGAAGTAACTGGAATCAATAATCTAAAAGTTGGTTATAATAAAGTTTTTGGCTACTATATTGAAGTTACAAATTCTAATAAGAGCAAGGTGCCAACTGATCGCTACACTAGAAAGCAGACCCTAACTAATGCAGAACGTTACATTACGCCTGATCTAAAGGAACATGAAGCTTTAATTTTAGAAGCTGAAGCAAAATCAACTGGTCTAGAATATGACTTATTTGTAAAACTTAGAGAAGATGTTAAAAAGTACATCCCTGCCTTGCAAAAATTAGCTAAACAAATCGCAAGTTTAGATGTTTTAACTAATTTTGCGACAGTCAGTGAACAAAATAATTATGTTCGTCCTAACTTTGTGACTGATAAGCAAGAAATCAATGTAGTCAATGGACGCCACCCAGTTGTTGAACAAGTTATGACTGCAGGTAGCTACATTCCAAATGACGTGCAGATGGATCAAGATACTAATATTTTCTTGATTACTGGACCAAATATGTCTGGTAAATCAACCTATATGCGTCAGATGGCTTTAATAGCAATCATGGCGCAGATTGGTTCTTTTGTTCCAGCCGATAGTGCAACCTTACCAATTTTTGACCAAATTTTTACTCGGATTGGTGCAGCAGATGATTTGATTTCTGGCCAGAGTACTTTTATGGTAGAAATGAGCGAAGCAAACGACGCTTTGCAACATGCAACTAAGCGATCGCTAGTTTTGTTTGATGAAATTGGCCGAGGTACAGCTACTTATGACGGAATGGCACTTGCTGGTGCAATTGTTAAATACCTTCATGACAAAGTTGGCGCAAAGGCCTTGTTTGCTACACACTATCATGAATTAACCGATTTAGATCAAACGCTCAAGCATTTGAAGAATATTCATGTAGGAGCAACAGAAGAAAATGGAAAGTTAATTTTCTTACACAAGATTCTTCCAGGACCTGCCGATCAATCTTATGGTATTCATGTTGCTCAATTAGCAGGTTTACCACACAAGGTTTTGCGTGAAGCAACAACAATGCTTAAGCGGTTAGAAAAGCAAGGCGCTAGTGAACTGCAACCAGCTAGTGAACAACTTGATCTCTTTGTTCCTGAAGAAGCGAGTGCACCAGCAATTTCAGATGATGAAAAAGATGTATTAGATGAGATTCAAAATGTGTATCTTGCTGACAAGACACCCCTCCAAGTTATGGAATTAGTGGCTCAGTGGCAGCAGGAATTGAAAGATAAGGACTGA
- the mutL gene encoding DNA mismatch repair endonuclease MutL → MSKIHELSPELTNQIAAGEVIERPASVVKELCENSLDAGSKRIRIDFIDAGLKQITVQDNGSGIAKDQIDLAFTRHATSKIATERDLFNISTLGFRGEALASIAAVSHVEVTTSNDNLGGVRAIFSGSEKKLQEDAASPKGTKITVSDLFFNTPARLKYLRSERTEILKIVDIVNRLALGHPDVSFTLTNNGKVLLKTNGRDDLRQDIANIYGRQLAEKMNILKGKSPDFEISGLISDPNTTRSNRNFISLLLNGRYIKNYRLTQAIMAGYGNKLRPRRYPIAVVKIELDPLLVDVNVHPTKQEVRLSKEQELERLLTTSISEALEQNNQIDSGLNNLLAPKKSTNIDQLKFNLNKDVVNTARPVEFTPQVEPDQNAEVHETAANFVNLDQVRNDDKYVITSTWNDNVNQQVQLSPFDEEKDMQGKDDSIISSGDEILANNLPELTYMGQTKSYLIAHHEEDLYLIDQVNAYRRLAYDQILQDLNSENISQQGLLSPLILDFSNVDYLKLKENLENLQEFGLFLEDFGQNSLILRTYPMWLQPDVEKNVRMILDLYLNQTEHDISKLKAQIAGEITMRQSARRRMLNPVEAQELLKELRNSSDPYQDFEGKIIIIQLSENDLNKMFKKDE, encoded by the coding sequence ATGAGTAAAATTCATGAACTGTCGCCTGAACTAACTAATCAGATTGCAGCTGGTGAAGTTATTGAAAGACCAGCGAGTGTTGTAAAAGAATTATGTGAAAATTCTCTTGATGCAGGAAGCAAGCGAATCAGAATTGACTTTATTGATGCTGGGTTAAAGCAAATTACAGTTCAAGATAATGGTAGCGGAATTGCTAAAGATCAAATTGATTTAGCCTTTACTCGTCACGCAACTAGTAAGATTGCGACTGAACGAGACCTATTTAATATTTCTACTTTAGGATTTCGCGGAGAAGCTTTAGCCTCAATTGCAGCTGTTTCTCATGTAGAAGTAACGACAAGTAATGATAATTTAGGTGGCGTACGGGCAATTTTTTCAGGTAGTGAAAAGAAGCTTCAAGAGGATGCAGCTTCGCCTAAAGGAACCAAAATTACAGTTAGCGACTTATTTTTTAATACGCCGGCTCGTTTAAAATATTTGCGCTCTGAAAGAACTGAAATTTTAAAGATTGTTGATATTGTTAACCGTTTAGCTTTAGGACATCCAGACGTTTCGTTTACCTTAACTAATAATGGCAAAGTCTTGTTAAAGACCAATGGGCGTGATGATTTAAGGCAAGATATAGCTAATATTTATGGTCGGCAGCTTGCTGAAAAAATGAACATCCTTAAGGGAAAGAGCCCAGACTTTGAGATTAGCGGCTTAATTTCTGATCCTAATACTACTCGGTCGAACCGCAACTTTATTTCCTTATTATTAAATGGACGCTATATCAAAAACTACCGGTTAACCCAAGCAATTATGGCTGGCTATGGCAATAAATTAAGACCGCGTCGTTATCCGATTGCAGTAGTAAAGATTGAACTTGACCCTCTTTTAGTTGATGTCAATGTTCACCCAACTAAGCAAGAAGTGCGTTTGTCAAAGGAACAAGAGTTAGAGCGTCTGTTAACTACTAGTATTTCTGAAGCTTTAGAACAAAATAATCAGATTGATTCAGGGTTAAATAATTTATTAGCGCCTAAAAAATCAACTAATATTGATCAATTGAAATTCAACTTAAATAAAGATGTAGTTAATACTGCTCGTCCTGTTGAATTTACTCCGCAAGTTGAACCTGACCAAAACGCTGAAGTGCATGAAACTGCTGCTAATTTTGTTAACTTAGATCAGGTGCGTAATGATGATAAATATGTGATTACGTCAACGTGGAATGACAACGTAAATCAACAAGTACAATTGAGTCCTTTTGATGAAGAAAAGGATATGCAAGGAAAAGATGATAGTATTATCTCATCTGGAGATGAAATTTTAGCTAATAATCTACCTGAATTGACTTATATGGGACAAACTAAGTCTTACTTGATTGCTCACCATGAGGAAGATCTGTATTTAATTGATCAGGTTAACGCATATCGCCGTTTAGCTTATGATCAAATTCTTCAAGATTTAAATAGTGAAAATATTTCTCAGCAAGGTCTTCTTAGTCCCTTAATTTTGGACTTTAGCAATGTTGATTATTTGAAATTAAAAGAAAATCTAGAAAATCTTCAAGAATTTGGCTTATTTTTAGAAGATTTTGGTCAAAATAGCCTGATCTTGAGAACATATCCTATGTGGCTTCAGCCCGATGTTGAAAAAAATGTCCGGATGATTTTGGACTTATATTTAAATCAAACTGAGCATGATATTTCTAAGCTTAAAGCGCAAATTGCTGGCGAAATAACTATGCGTCAAAGTGCTAGAAGAAGAATGCTCAATCCAGTTGAAGCACAAGAGTTGTTAAAAGAATTAAGAAATAGTAGTGATCCTTATCAAGATTTTGAAGGAAAAATAATTATTATCCAGTTAAGCGAAAATGATCTTAACAAGATGTTTAAAAAAGATGAGTAG
- the ruvA gene encoding Holliday junction branch migration protein RuvA, giving the protein MFEYLKGIVTKIDPAYIVLDVNGVGYKILCPTPYSYDENQPATIYVEQVVRDTGITLYGFLSLEDKELFLKLLSVSGIGPKSAVAIMAAEDTDSLASAIQNGEVKYLTRFPGVGKKTASQIVLDLKGKLGDYVKKSTAAADLTPSLQDALLALVALGYTQKEVDRITPKLAKLPENTADGYVKEALALLLKK; this is encoded by the coding sequence ATGTTTGAATATCTTAAGGGAATAGTAACAAAAATTGATCCAGCTTATATCGTTCTAGATGTAAACGGAGTTGGCTATAAGATTCTTTGTCCCACTCCTTATAGTTATGATGAAAATCAACCTGCAACAATTTACGTTGAGCAAGTTGTAAGAGATACCGGAATTACTTTGTATGGTTTTTTGTCTTTAGAAGATAAAGAATTATTTTTAAAATTATTAAGTGTTTCAGGAATTGGACCTAAGTCTGCTGTGGCAATTATGGCTGCTGAAGATACTGATTCTTTGGCTAGTGCAATTCAAAATGGTGAAGTAAAATACCTGACTCGTTTCCCAGGAGTAGGAAAAAAGACTGCTTCCCAGATTGTCTTAGACTTGAAGGGAAAACTAGGCGACTATGTAAAAAAATCAACTGCTGCTGCCGATCTTACTCCAAGTTTGCAAGATGCTTTACTTGCCTTAGTAGCACTTGGTTATACCCAAAAAGAAGTTGATCGAATTACGCCAAAATTAGCAAAATTACCTGAAAATACTGCTGATGGTTACGTTAAAGAAGCATTAGCTTTACTACTTAAGAAATAA
- the ruvB gene encoding Holliday junction branch migration DNA helicase RuvB — protein sequence MKDVNEEERIIGAESSEEDETIELSLRPQLLAQYIGQDKVKSEMKIYIKAAKQRDEALDHVLLYGPPGLGKTTLAFVIANEMGVHLKSTSGPAIEKAGDLVALLSELNPGDVLFIDEIHRLAKPVEEVLYSAMEDFYIDIVVGEGQTTHAVHVPLPPFTLIGATTRAGQLSAPLRDRFGIIEHMQYYSVEDLEKIIQRSSVVFNTKIDPEAAIELARRSRGTPRVANRLLKRVRDFAEVKGEEAISLVTTKHSLHLLEVDDEGLDQTDRKLLRMMIENYGGGPVGIKTIAANVGEDTDTIEEVYEPYLLQKGFITRTPRGRSVTQKAYLQLGYPPKDEK from the coding sequence GTGAAAGATGTGAACGAGGAAGAACGAATTATAGGAGCAGAAAGCAGTGAAGAAGATGAAACAATCGAATTATCGCTGCGTCCGCAACTACTTGCTCAATATATTGGACAAGATAAAGTTAAGAGCGAGATGAAAATCTACATTAAAGCAGCAAAACAACGTGATGAAGCTTTAGATCATGTTCTTTTGTATGGACCTCCTGGATTAGGTAAGACTACTTTAGCCTTTGTAATTGCTAATGAAATGGGGGTTCATTTAAAGAGTACATCCGGACCAGCAATTGAAAAGGCTGGTGACTTAGTAGCGCTACTTTCAGAATTAAATCCGGGAGATGTTCTATTCATTGATGAGATTCACCGTTTAGCAAAACCTGTGGAAGAAGTTCTCTATTCAGCAATGGAAGATTTTTATATCGACATTGTTGTTGGAGAAGGTCAAACAACACATGCAGTCCATGTACCGCTACCTCCTTTTACCTTAATTGGAGCAACCACTAGAGCAGGTCAACTGTCTGCTCCGCTAAGAGATCGTTTTGGAATTATTGAACACATGCAGTACTATTCTGTTGAAGATTTAGAAAAAATAATTCAAAGATCTAGTGTAGTCTTTAATACAAAGATTGATCCTGAAGCAGCAATTGAATTAGCACGTCGCTCTCGAGGAACGCCTCGTGTTGCTAACCGCTTGCTTAAACGTGTTCGTGATTTTGCTGAAGTAAAGGGTGAAGAAGCTATTTCTTTAGTAACAACTAAGCATTCACTTCATTTGTTAGAAGTTGACGATGAAGGGTTAGATCAGACCGACCGGAAACTTTTAAGAATGATGATTGAAAACTATGGCGGCGGTCCAGTTGGAATTAAGACAATTGCAGCTAATGTAGGGGAAGATACAGATACAATTGAAGAAGTATATGAACCATACTTACTGCAAAAAGGTTTTATTACTCGAACTCCTCGAGGCAGAAGCGTTACACAAAAAGCTTATCTGCAATTAGGTTATCCACCAAAAGATGAAAAGTAA
- the yajC gene encoding preprotein translocase subunit YajC: MRCNTLNTFFLAQSAAGMNNIFMIIAMIAIFVFFYFSMIKPQKKQQQERMKMMSELKKGDQVIMVDGLHGKVDSINDSDKTVVIDADGIFLTFERMAIRRVLPTAAAPAQDLKSNEAKEEKVETEEKTVEKDSKPEEKATDTTENTNSEDK; the protein is encoded by the coding sequence ATGAGGTGTAATACTTTGAATACATTTTTCTTAGCACAAAGTGCTGCCGGTATGAATAATATTTTTATGATCATTGCAATGATTGCAATTTTTGTTTTCTTCTATTTCTCAATGATCAAGCCACAAAAAAAGCAACAACAAGAACGTATGAAGATGATGTCTGAACTTAAAAAGGGCGATCAAGTAATTATGGTTGACGGCCTTCATGGTAAAGTTGATTCAATTAATGATAGTGATAAGACTGTCGTTATTGATGCAGACGGAATCTTTTTAACATTTGAAAGAATGGCTATTCGTCGTGTTCTTCCAACTGCTGCAGCTCCTGCACAAGACCTTAAGTCTAATGAAGCTAAAGAAGAAAAAGTTGAAACTGAAGAAAAGACTGTTGAAAAAGACAGTAAGCCAGAAGAAAAAGCTACTGATACAACTGAAAACACTAATTCAGAAGATAAATAA
- the zwf gene encoding glucose-6-phosphate dehydrogenase: MKNIPVVMIIFGGSGDLAHRKLYPALFNLYQKGLIHDHFAVIGTARRPWSHEYLQEQVVEAVKESCDNFDEKEAKEFASHFYYQSHDVTDIGHYIALKELAAKLDEKYQAEGNRIFYMAMAPRFFGTIATHINDQKLLGSGFNRLVIEKPFGHDLASAEKLNREIGESFDEESVYRIDHYLGKEMVQNIMPLRMTNPIVKNIWNNDYIANMQVTLAESLGVGTRGGYYETSGALRDMVQNHIFQIITLLAMPEPKGLDSDHIHQAKQELLDSLVIPTPEMVKKHFSRGQYLADDNEVEYLKADQVAPDSKVETFVAGEVKFKKGPVADVPIYFRTGKKMKDKVSRIDIVLHHMNNLYGSAHSNNVSIIIDPISEIYFTINGKKITSAGLRRENLSYKFSKEEMEQVPDGYERLLHDVFVADRTNFTHWSELKQYWKFVDAVEDAWQDENKDVKQLEKYPSGKFGTESSNHIFEKDSEHWIYR; the protein is encoded by the coding sequence ATGAAAAATATTCCAGTTGTTATGATTATTTTTGGTGGCTCCGGAGATTTAGCTCATAGAAAGCTTTATCCAGCCTTATTTAATTTGTATCAAAAAGGTTTAATTCATGATCATTTTGCTGTAATTGGTACAGCTAGAAGACCTTGGAGCCATGAATATTTGCAAGAACAAGTAGTTGAAGCTGTTAAAGAAAGCTGTGACAACTTTGATGAAAAAGAAGCAAAAGAATTCGCTTCACATTTTTATTACCAGTCTCACGATGTAACTGATATTGGCCACTACATTGCCTTAAAGGAATTAGCAGCTAAACTTGATGAAAAATATCAAGCAGAAGGAAATCGAATTTTCTACATGGCTATGGCACCAAGATTTTTTGGTACAATTGCTACTCACATTAATGATCAAAAATTGCTTGGTAGCGGCTTTAACCGTTTAGTAATTGAAAAGCCATTTGGTCATGATTTAGCTTCAGCAGAAAAGTTAAACCGAGAAATTGGCGAAAGTTTTGATGAAGAGTCGGTATATCGAATTGACCACTATCTTGGAAAAGAAATGGTTCAAAATATTATGCCTCTAAGAATGACTAATCCAATTGTTAAGAATATCTGGAATAATGACTATATCGCAAATATGCAAGTAACTTTAGCAGAAAGTCTAGGAGTAGGAACTCGTGGTGGTTACTACGAAACATCTGGTGCTTTACGTGATATGGTTCAAAACCATATTTTCCAAATTATTACACTTTTAGCTATGCCTGAGCCTAAAGGACTTGATTCAGACCATATTCACCAAGCTAAACAAGAATTATTAGATAGCCTAGTAATTCCAACTCCAGAAATGGTTAAAAAGCATTTCTCACGGGGGCAATATTTGGCTGATGATAATGAAGTAGAATATTTAAAGGCTGATCAAGTTGCACCAGACTCTAAAGTGGAAACATTTGTAGCTGGAGAAGTTAAATTCAAAAAGGGCCCAGTAGCTGATGTGCCAATTTACTTTAGAACTGGTAAGAAAATGAAGGATAAGGTTTCTCGCATTGATATTGTTCTTCACCATATGAATAATTTATACGGTAGTGCACATTCAAATAATGTCTCAATTATTATTGATCCGATTAGTGAAATCTATTTTACAATTAATGGAAAGAAGATTACCTCTGCAGGGTTAAGAAGAGAAAACCTTAGTTATAAGTTTTCTAAGGAAGAAATGGAGCAAGTTCCAGATGGCTACGAACGATTGCTTCATGATGTGTTTGTAGCAGATAGAACTAACTTCACTCATTGGTCAGAATTGAAGCAATATTGGAAGTTCGTTGATGCAGTTGAAGATGCTTGGCAAGATGAAAATAAAGATGTTAAGCAACTTGAAAAATATCCAAGTGGTAAGTTCGGTACGGAATCAAGTAATCATATTTTTGAAAAAGATAGCGAGCACTGGATTTACCGTTAA
- the dinB gene encoding DNA polymerase IV, with translation MDLLPKNNTSRKIIHIDMDAFYASVEMRDNPSIRNKAVLIGGDPKKNKGHGVVATANYIARRYGAHSAMPTAKAVRLIPAEKLVIIQPNFEKYRAVSAEIHQLMHKITDRVESVALDEAYLDVTENKLNLTDPVRIAALLQERIYQRVGLTSSFGVSYNKFLAKMGSEYAKPFGRTVIKPEGARDFLAKQPIKNFPGIGPKTQEKLTEMGVYTGADLRKIPTDILIKKFNRMGYLMAQHAHGIDLRSVVTDSERNRKSIGIERTFNQNLFDENTALTKLRSYSRELEKSLKERHFLANCVVLKVRDANFKTITKRRKLKQGTNDKIVIYDTGRALFATEKSMLSTGIRLLGLTVTDFEEHPVENISLEIFDNE, from the coding sequence ATGGATTTACTGCCTAAAAACAATACGAGCCGCAAGATTATTCATATTGATATGGATGCCTTCTATGCTTCAGTAGAAATGCGGGATAATCCATCAATTAGAAATAAAGCCGTCTTAATTGGTGGAGATCCGAAGAAAAATAAGGGCCATGGGGTTGTAGCGACAGCGAATTATATTGCCCGGCGTTATGGAGCTCATTCAGCGATGCCGACGGCCAAGGCGGTAAGATTAATACCAGCAGAGAAGTTGGTAATTATTCAACCAAATTTTGAAAAATATCGCGCTGTATCAGCTGAAATTCATCAATTGATGCATAAGATAACTGATCGGGTAGAATCTGTTGCGTTAGATGAAGCATATTTAGATGTTACTGAAAATAAGCTTAATTTAACCGATCCAGTTCGTATTGCCGCTTTACTTCAGGAACGAATCTATCAAAGAGTTGGTTTGACTAGTTCATTTGGTGTCTCTTATAACAAGTTTTTAGCTAAGATGGGCTCAGAATATGCCAAACCTTTTGGGAGAACTGTAATTAAACCAGAAGGTGCTCGCGATTTTTTGGCCAAACAACCAATAAAGAACTTCCCTGGTATTGGACCAAAGACCCAAGAAAAATTGACAGAAATGGGGGTTTATACCGGAGCTGATCTAAGAAAAATTCCAACCGATATTTTAATTAAAAAATTTAATCGAATGGGTTATCTCATGGCTCAGCATGCTCATGGTATTGACTTAAGAAGTGTCGTGACTGATTCAGAAAGAAATCGAAAGTCAATTGGCATTGAACGTACTTTTAATCAGAATTTATTTGATGAAAATACCGCTTTAACAAAGTTGCGGTCATATAGTAGAGAACTTGAAAAAAGCTTAAAGGAGCGCCACTTTCTTGCAAATTGTGTTGTCTTAAAAGTACGCGATGCTAATTTTAAGACAATTACTAAAAGAAGGAAGCTAAAGCAGGGCACTAATGATAAAATTGTTATCTACGATACTGGGCGTGCTTTGTTTGCGACAGAAAAAAGCATGCTTTCAACTGGAATACGACTTTTAGGTCTTACTGTTACTGATTTTGAAGAGCATCCCGTTGAGAATATATCGCTAGAAATTTTTGATAATGAGTAA
- a CDS encoding DHH family phosphoesterase, with protein sequence MATFDEIYEKIKEYPTIILHRHTSPDPDAIGSQAGLARSLRLAFPDKKILCAGENDEGDLIWINKMDEVKPEDYKGALVITTDTANTPRISNKNYDKGDLLIKIDHHPDVDPYADMSYVDPDAPAASEIIFDFLKAENLPITKEVAAALYAGIVGDTGRFMYPETSAHTFDVAAELTKTGINITDIAREIADVTFDEAKLQAWAMDKMEIDPVGAAYTILMQDDLKKLGLTDDQANVAVSTPGRIKDVLAWNVFVEKPDGTFRVHYRSKGPVINHLAEQHDGGGHALASGANAKDMDEVKQVFNEVVEVTKKYKEEHGTNK encoded by the coding sequence ATGGCAACTTTTGATGAAATTTATGAAAAGATAAAAGAATATCCAACAATTATTTTGCACCGTCACACTAGTCCAGACCCAGATGCAATTGGTTCTCAAGCTGGTTTGGCTAGATCTTTGAGACTAGCTTTCCCTGATAAAAAGATCCTTTGTGCTGGTGAAAATGATGAAGGTGACTTAATTTGGATTAACAAGATGGATGAGGTTAAGCCAGAAGACTACAAGGGTGCTTTAGTTATTACAACCGATACTGCAAATACGCCTCGTATTTCTAATAAAAACTATGACAAGGGAGATCTTTTAATTAAGATTGACCACCACCCAGATGTAGATCCATACGCAGATATGAGCTACGTTGATCCAGATGCACCAGCTGCTTCTGAGATTATTTTTGATTTCTTAAAAGCAGAGAACTTACCAATTACTAAGGAAGTTGCAGCAGCTTTATATGCAGGTATTGTAGGTGATACTGGAAGATTTATGTATCCTGAAACTTCAGCTCATACTTTTGATGTTGCAGCTGAATTAACTAAAACTGGAATTAATATTACCGATATTGCTAGAGAAATTGCGGATGTTACTTTTGATGAAGCAAAATTACAAGCTTGGGCAATGGATAAGATGGAAATTGATCCAGTTGGAGCAGCTTACACAATTTTGATGCAAGATGATTTGAAGAAACTGGGATTAACTGATGATCAAGCAAATGTTGCTGTTTCAACTCCTGGTCGAATTAAAGATGTTTTAGCTTGGAATGTATTTGTAGAAAAGCCAGATGGAACTTTCCGCGTTCATTATCGTTCAAAGGGCCCGGTTATTAATCATTTAGCCGAACAGCACGATGGTGGAGGTCATGCCCTAGCATCTGGAGCTAATGCAAAAGACATGGATGAAGTAAAACAAGTCTTTAATGAAGTAGTAGAAGTAACAAAGAAGTATAAAGAAGAACATGGCACAAACAAGTAG